One Rhea pennata isolate bPtePen1 chromosome 31, bPtePen1.pri, whole genome shotgun sequence genomic window carries:
- the LOC134152539 gene encoding scale keratin-like → MACYDLCPTTTSIACPQPLADSCNELCAQQCPDSTALIQPPPVVVTFPGPILSSFPQQSVVGSSGAPAFGGSLGLRGLYGAGATLASGGLCTFGRPYAAPSCSPCPLPRYSKKQWPTCGPC, encoded by the coding sequence ATGGCCTGCTACGACCTGtgccccaccaccaccagcatcgCCTGCCCGCAGCCCCTCGCCGACAGCTGCAACGAGCTGTGCGCGCAGCAGTGCCCCGACTCGACGGCCCTCATCCAGCCGCCCCCCGTGGTGGTCACCTTCCCCGGAcccatcctcagctccttcccccaGCAGTCCGTCGTGGGCTCGTCCGGAGCACCCGCCTTTGGCGGCTCCCTGGGGCTGCGGGGCCTCTACGGCGCCGGGGCCACGCTCGCCTCGGGAGGCCTCTGCACCTTTGGGCGACCCTACGCGGcgccctcctgcagcccttgccCTTTGCCGCGCTACAGCAAGAAGCAGTGGCCAACCTGCGGGCCTTGCTAA
- the LOC134152534 gene encoding scale keratin-like, with protein sequence MACYDLCPTTTSIACPQPLADSCNELCARQCPDSTALIQPPPVVVTFPGPILSSFPQQSVVGSSGAPAFGGSLGLRGLYGAGATLASGGLCTFGRPYAAPSCSPCPLPRYSKKQWATCGPC encoded by the coding sequence ATGGCCTGCTACGACCTGtgccccaccaccaccagcatcgCCTGCCCGCAGCCCCTCGCCGACAGCTGCAACGAGCTGTGCGCGCGGCAGTGCCCCGACTCGACGGCCCTCATCCAGCCGCCCCCCGTGGTGGTCACCTTCCCCGGAcccatcctcagctccttcccccaGCAGTCCGTCGTGGGCTCGTCCGGAGCACCCGCCTTTGGCGGCTCCCTGGGGCTGCGGGGCCTCTACGGCGCCGGGGCCACGCTCGCCTCGGGAGGCCTCTGCACCTTTGGGCGACCCTACGCGGcgccctcctgcagcccttgccCTTTGCCGCGCTACAGCAAGAAGCAGTGGGCAACCTGCGGGCCTTGCTAA
- the LOC134152538 gene encoding scale keratin-like: MACYDLCPTTTSIACPQPLADSCNELCAQQCPDSTALIQPPPVVVTFPGPILSSFPQQSVVGSSGAPAFGGSLGLRGLYGAGATLASGGLCTFGRPYAAPSCSPCPLPRYSKKQWATCGPC; encoded by the coding sequence ATGGCCTGCTACGACCTGtgccccaccaccaccagcatcgCCTGCCCGCAGCCCCTCGCCGACAGCTGCAACGAGCTGTGCGCGCAGCAGTGCCCCGACTCGACGGCCCTCATCCAGCCGCCCCCCGTGGTGGTCACCTTCCCCGGAcccatcctcagctccttcccccaGCAGTCCGTCGTGGGCTCGTCCGGAGCACCCGCCTTTGGCGGCTCCCTGGGGCTGCGGGGCCTCTACGGCGCCGGGGCCACGCTCGCCTCGGGAGGCCTCTGCACCTTTGGGCGACCCTACGCGGcgccctcctgcagcccttgccCTTTGCCGCGCTACAGCAAGAAGCAGTGGGCAACCTGCGGGCCTTGCTAA